The following are encoded in a window of Longimicrobium terrae genomic DNA:
- a CDS encoding MerC domain-containing protein gives MSSVSAPARTTAGASWAAALPLLCAVHCLAAPLLAVIAPALSLPEFAEHAVQAGSVILAAAMAYSGIRAHGDRRVLLPMALGAAMWIAADPLAWSGASLVAGHVAGGLLLAAGMMWNGHLRHQTACGACACPAHSHD, from the coding sequence ATGAGTTCCGTTTCCGCGCCCGCCCGCACCACCGCCGGCGCTTCCTGGGCGGCGGCGCTGCCGCTTCTGTGCGCGGTGCACTGCCTGGCGGCGCCGCTGCTGGCCGTGATCGCTCCGGCGCTGTCGCTGCCCGAGTTCGCGGAGCACGCGGTGCAGGCCGGTTCCGTCATCCTTGCCGCGGCGATGGCGTATTCCGGCATCCGCGCGCATGGCGACCGCCGCGTGCTGCTGCCCATGGCACTCGGCGCGGCCATGTGGATCGCCGCAGACCCGCTCGCCTGGAGCGGCGCGTCGCTCGTCGCCGGCCACGTGGCGGGCGGCCTGCTGCTCGCGGCGGGAATGATGTGGAACGGCCATCTGCGGCACCAGACGGCGTGCGGCGCCTGCGCATGC